A single Staphylococcus muscae DNA region contains:
- a CDS encoding ClbS/DfsB family four-helix bundle protein, with protein MQTYADKDALISEIRKRAGLFINEFMDISEIEKDTYKPNVDRTPAQMIAYQLGWLHLIQSWENDNKNGITVVTPSPNYKWNNLGGLYQEFYRTYSEYTLEELVNQFHNEVNSIIQLIEVLDDAVLFESNQRQWASSTPSKWPVWKWIHINTVAPFKTFRTKIRKWKKTEIEEHM; from the coding sequence ATGCAAACATATGCAGACAAAGACGCTTTGATATCGGAAATTAGAAAAAGAGCAGGATTATTTATTAATGAATTTATGGATATATCAGAAATAGAAAAAGATACGTATAAACCAAACGTTGACAGAACACCTGCACAAATGATTGCTTACCAATTAGGGTGGTTACATTTAATTCAATCTTGGGAAAACGACAACAAAAATGGTATCACTGTTGTAACGCCTAGTCCAAATTATAAATGGAACAATCTAGGCGGTTTATACCAAGAGTTTTATAGAACATACTCAGAATATACGTTAGAAGAACTTGTGAATCAGTTTCATAATGAAGTCAACAGTATTATACAATTAATTGAGGTTCTTGATGATGCAGTGTTATTTGAAAGCAATCAAAGGCAGTGGGCTTCATCAACGCCTTCTAAATGGCCAGTTTGGAAATGGATTCACATCAATACAGTAGCACCATTTAAAACCTTTAGAACAAAAATAAGAAAGTGGAAGAAGACGGAAATTGAAGAACATATGTAG